The Paramixta manurensis region GCGAGTTGCATCTCGGAAAACGGCGCGCTGAACGGGCGCGAACCATGTGGCCCTCCACGGCGAAATGGTTAAATGATTTGAAATCCTGCCACCATATTTTCGCTAGCGAACACAGCGAGGTCGCGCGCTCTTTATTCCAGCTTTGTGAAAACCGTCAGGGGATCGCCGGTGTTAAAGGAAACCAATTACAGCTTCTAACCACCTCGGACGACACCATGAAGGCGTTGATCCGGGATATTCAACTGGCGCGGCACAATATTGAGATGGTGTTTTACATCTGGCAACCGGGCGGCCTCGCGGATGAAGTGGCCGAGTCGTTAATGGCGTCCTCCCGGCGCGGCGTGCACTGCCGTTTAATGCTGGATTCGGCGGGCAGCGTTGATTTTTTCCGCAGCCCGTGGGCCGGGATGATGCGCAACGCCGGTATTGATGTGGTTGAAGCGCTAAAAGTGAGCTTACTGCGCGTATTTCTGCGCCGGATGGACCTGCGGCAACATCGTAAAGTGGTGCTGATTGATAACTATATCGCTTATACCGGCAGTATGAATTTGGTCGATCCACGCTTTTTCAAACAGGACGCTGGAGTGGGACAGTGGATTGATTTGATGGCCCGCATGGAGGGGCCGGTAGCAACCACCATGGGGATCATTTACTCCTGCGACTGGGAAATTGAAACCGGCAAACGTATCCTACCGCCGCCGCCGGATGGTAATGTGATGCCGTTCGAACAAGAAAGCGGCCACACTATTCAGGTCATCGCTTCGGGCCCCGGTTTTCCGGAAGATATGATTCACCAAGCCTTGCTGACTGCCATCTATTCTGCGCGTGAGCAGTTAGTTATGACTACGCCTTACTTTGTTCCGAGCGACGATCTGCTGCATGCTATCTGTACTGCGGCGCTACGCGGCGTAGATGTGAGCATTATTGTGCCGCGTCATAATGACTCGCTGTTAGTGGGCTGGGCCAGCCGGGCATTCTTCGCCGAGCTGCTGGAGGCTGGCGTAAAAATCTACCAGTTTGAAGGTGGCTTGCTGCACACCAAGAGCGTGTTGGTGGACGGGCAACTCAGCCTGGTGGGGACCGTTAACCTCGATATGCGCAGTTTATGGCTGAATTTTGAAATCACGCTGGTGATTGATGACGATGGTTTCGGCAGTGATTTAGCCTGCGTGCAGGATGATTATATTGCCCGTTCCCGCTTGGTGGATGCCACCCGTTGGGCAGGTCGTGCTTACTGGCAGCGTATTGTTGAACGACTGTTTTACTTCTTCAGTCCATTGCTGTAAAACGGGCGGCAGTGTAAAACGCCTTAGGGCTTACGGAACGTATCATGGATTTAAATAATCGCCTTACTGAAGATGAAACGCTGGAACAGGCTTACGATATTTTTCTTGAGCTGGCGGGGGATAATCTCGATCCGGCCGATATTATTCTGTTCAACTTACAGTTCGAAGAGCGCGGCGGCGCGGAGTTGTTTGATCCTTCAGAGGATTGGCAAGAGCACGTTGATTTTGATCTGAATCCTGACTTTTTCAGTGAAGTGGTCATTGGTTTGGGCGAAGCCGACGGCGAGCCAATTACCGATGTGTTCGCACGCGTACTGCTGTGCCGCGAGAAAGACTATAAGTTGTGCCATATTTTGTGGCGTGAATAAGCGCACTCAGAAAGAGAAAAGCCGGACATCAGTCCGGCTTTTTTTATTACAGCGGGTCGACTTTTAGGCAGGAAACCGCATGGCGGAAGCTGCCCTCCAGCAACGGACGTGTCTGCGCGCATTCTGGCCCGGCAATCGGACAACGGGTGCGGAACACACAACCTGACGGTGGATTAATCGGCGAAGGAAGCTCTCCTTCCAGTAACTGAATGGTTTTCTCCTTTTCCAAATCGGGATCGGGAATTGGCACCGCCGACATCAACGCTTTGGTATAAGGATGTTGCGGATGGTTATACACCGAATCATAGGTGCCTAACTCTACCGCGTGACCAAGATACATCACCAATACGCGGTCAGAGATATGCTTAACCACCGCCAAGTCATGCGCGATAAAGATTAGCGATAATCCCATCTCACGTTGCAACTGTTGCAACAGGTTCACTACCTGCGCCTGGATGGAAACATCGAGTGCCGAGACCGGTTCATCACAGATGATCAGCTTCGGCTCAAGAATCAGGGCACGAGCGATACCGATACGCTGACACTGACCGCCGGAAAACTCGTGCGGATAACGGTTAATCAGGTTTGGCAACAGCCCCACTTTCATCATCATATTTTTGACGCGATCTTTTACTTCCTGACGCGGCATTTTCGGATGGTAGGTGCGTAGCGGCTCGGCAATAATTTCGCCAATGGTCATACGTGGGTTAAGCGATGCCAGCGGATCCTGAAAAATCATCTGAATATCGCTACGTGCGTTGCGCCACTCCTCTTCGCTCTGCCCCAGCAGGTTACGCCCGAGCCAGGCAATACGACCATCGGTGGCCTCAACCAGACCGATAATCGCACGCGCCAGCGTCGATTTACCGCAACCGGATTCACCGACTACGCCTAACGTTTCCCCTTCATAAAGCCGCAGGCTAACGCCATCGACCGCCTTGAGGGTTTTTGGCGGCTGCCAAAACCATTGGTGCCCATCTTTAATATTGAAATGCACTTTTAGATCGGCAATTTCTAGTAAGACTTTTTTCTCGGCTACGGCGTTCATACCAATTCCTCCACCGGCTTAAAGCAGGCACGTAAGCGCCCTTCTCCAAAAGCTTCCAGCGGCGGCGCACTGGCGCAGATCTCCATCGCATGCGGACAACGCGGCTGGAACGGACAACCTTTTGGCAAGCGCAGTAAGTTGGGCGGATTGCCGGGGATAGTCATTAACGCTTCCCCTTCCGCATCCAGACGCGGTACCGCATTAAGCAGGCCGACCGAATAGGGGTGTGCCGGATGATAAAACACATCGCGCGCCATGCCATATTCCATGGTACGACCGGCATACATCACCAGCACTTTGTCGCAAATACCGGCGACCACGCCAAGGTCATGAGTGATCATGATAATTGCGGTATTAAACTCACGTTTCAGCTCATTCAACAGCGTCATGATTTGTGCCTGCACCGTCACGTCTAACGCGGTGGTCGGTTCATCGGCAATCAGTAGTTTTGGCCGACACAGCAGCGCCATCGCAATCATGACGCGCTGACGCATTCCGCCGGAAAATTCATGTGGGAACATTTTCATGCGCTTCCGCGCTTCCGGCATTTTTACCGCATCCAACATCCGCACCGACTCTTCAAACGCCTGGCTGCTACTCATCCCTTTATGCAGTTTCAGTACTTCCATCAGTTGTTCGCCCACCCGCATATAAGGGTTGAGCGAAGTCATTGGATCCTGAAAAATCATCGCAATCTGTTCAGCGCGTAACCGGTTAAGCTGTTTTTCCGGCAGATTAAGGATCTCTTTTCCGTTAAACAGCGCCGAACCGCCAATGCGGCCATTACCGGCGAGTAATCCCATCAGCGCAAATGCGGTTTGCGATTTACCGGAGCCGGACTCACCGACAATGCCCAGCGTCTCACCGGCCCGCAGGCTAAAGTTAAGGTCATTCACTGCCGTAACATCGCCATCTGGCGTGGAAAACGTCACGCGCAGATCTTTAACGTTTAATAATCGTTCGCTTCCCGCGTTGCTCGCCTGCACTGGCTGTATTTCAATGGTACTCATCGGGAAACTCCTTAACGATCTTTCGGGTCGAGGGCATCACGCAGGCCATCGCCGATAAAGTTAAAACAGAACAGCGTGATCACCAGGAACCCCGCCGGATACAGCAGTAACCATGGAGAGACCTCCATAGAGTTAGCGCCATCGCTTAGCAACGCGCCCCAACTGCTTAACGGTTCTTGTGTACCGAGGCCAAGGAAGCTGAGGAAAGATTCGAACAGAATCATGCTAGGAACTAATAACGAGGCATACACCACCACCACGCCCAAAACGTTAGGCACAATATGACGCAGCACGATATTCCGCGTTGACACCCCGCCCACCTGCGCCGCTTCAATGAACTCTTTACGTTTTAGGCTCAGCGTTTGGCCCCGCACGATACGCGCCATATCCAGCCAGGAAACCATGCCGATCGCGATAAAGATCAGCAAGATATTCTGACCAAAAAAGGTCACCAGCAGAATTACGAAGAACATAAATGGAAAGGAGTTGAGGATTTCCAGCAAGCGCATCATCACCGAGTCGGTTTTACCGCCGAGGTAACCGGCCAGTGAACCATACAGCGTTCCCACAATCACCGCGACTAACGCCGCGGCGATGCCGACCATCAGAGAGATGCGCCCACCGATCGCCACCCGCACTAACAGGTCGCGCCCGGAAGAGTCAGTACCGAAATAGTGGCCGGAAGCCATATCCGGCGCCGCAGACATCATTGCCCAATCGGTATCATCGTAGGCGAAGGGCGAAAGCATTGGCGCCAGAATAACAAACAGCGCCACCAATAGCAGAACAACCAGACTGGCTAACGCGGCACGGTTATGCATAAAACGGCGGCGCGCGTCCTGCCACAGACTACGCCCTTCAACTTCCAGCTTTTCACTGAATGCATCAAGAGCATCGCTATTTTTCTTACCTAAAATCATGGCGAGCTCCAGGATTAGTAACGAATTTTCGGATCGATTACCGCGTACAGCACGTCGACAATCGCATTAAATAGAATGGTCAGCGCACCGACGAGGATCGTCAGGCTTAAGACCAGCGAGTAGTCGCGGTTCAGCGCACCGTTAACGAACAGTTGACCAATCCCCGGCAGACCATAGATAGTTTCAATCACCATGGAGCCGGTAATGATGCCGACAAATGCCGGTCCGAGGTAAGAAAGCACTGGCAGCAGCGCCGGTTTTAACGCATGACGCAGTACGATGCGGTGCATCGGCAACCCTTTCGCTTTGGCGGTGCGAATAAAGTTTGAGTGCAGCACTTCAATCATCGACCCACGCGTGATACGCGCGATGCTGGCGATATAGGCCAGCGACAGCGCCACCATCGGCAGGATCATAAATTTCAGCGCGCCGCCATTCCAGCCGCCGCCGGGTAACCACTCCAGCAAGATCGCGAAAACCAGTACCAGTAGCGGCGCCACCACAAAACTGGGGATGACAACCCCCGTCATCGCAACGCCCATAACCATATAGTCCCACCAGGTGTTTTGCTTTAACGCCGCGACTACGCCAGCGGCAACACCCAGTACCAGCGCCAAAATGAACGCGGCGGCCCCCAGTTTGGCCGAAACCGGAAACGAGGCGGCAACTAAGTCATTCACCGAATAATCTTTATATTTAAACGATGGGCCGAAATCACCGTGCGCCAGTTGTTTTAGATAACTGAAGTACTGGGTAATCATCGGATCGTTTAAATGGTATTTGGCTTCAATATTTGCCATTACTTCCGGCGATAACGCACGCTCACCGGTAAACGGGCTCCCCGGCGCCAAGCGCATCATAAAAAAGGAAATCGTAATTAGAATTAATAACGTCGGAATTGCTTCAAGGCAGCGACGTAGTATGAACTTTAACATTGCTGGTACCTAACTGACTGAGCCGCAGGAATATCTCCTGCGGCCACATTGCTTTCACAGGGCGGCAAACTGGCCGCCCATATCACTAACTTACAGCTATTAGTGCTTGATAATGTAAAGGTTCTTGTCGTAAGTCTGATCCATTACATCTTTACCGGTATAACCGCCAACCCATGGTTTCACCAAACGGGTATTGACGTAGTAATACACCGGCACGATGCCTGAGTCTTTATCCAGGATCTGCTCAGCTTTTTGATACAGCGCACTACGCTCCGCCTCGGTCGAAACTTTCAGCGAATCGGCAATCGCCTGATCGTAGGCTTTGTTGGAGTAGAATGCGGTGTTGCTGCTACCGCCGGTTAACATGATGTTGAGGAATGAGGTTGGCTCATTATAGTCGGCACACCAACCGGCGCGCGCCACATCAAAGTTCCCCTGATGACGGGTATCAAGGAAGGTTTTCCACTCTTCATTGCGCAGCTTAACGTCAACGCCTAAGTTTTTCTTCCAGATTGAAGCCGCAGCGATAGCCAGTTTCTTATGCAAGTCTGACGTGTTGTACAGCAGGCTGAATGACAGTGGCTTATCTTTAGTAAACCCGGCCTCGGCCAGCAGTTTTTTCGCTTCTTCGTTACGCTTTTCCTGGCTCCAGCTAAACCACTCCGGCTTAGTCAGCTTGATGCCATCGGTGTACGGCGGCGTAAAGCTATAGGCGGGCAAATCACCCTGATTCTTCACTTTGTTAACGATAATATCGCGGTCAAGGCCCAGTTTCAGCGCGGTTCTGACGCGTGGGTCATTAAATGGCGCTTTCTGGTTATTAATTTCGTAATAATAGGTGCACAGGTACGGATCGATATGCACCTCTTTCGGGGTGTCTTTCCGCAATTTCTGGAACAGCTCGATAGGCAGATAGTTAGACGTCATATCGCTACCGCCGCTGCGGTAACGGTTCGCATCCGTTACTTCAGAAGAGATTGGCAGGAAGGTGACTTTATCCAGTTTAGTATTCGCGTTATCCCAATAGTTAGTGTTACGCACCATGACGATACGCTCATTCACTACCCAATCCTGTAGTTTAAACGCGCCGTTACTTACGATATTTTGCGGCTGAGTCCACTTATCGCCAAATTTGTCGATAGCGGCTTTATATACTGGCGACATTGCCGGGTTAATCAACAGTTTATAGAAATACGGCACCGGCTCGCTGAGGGTAACCTCCAGCGTGTGATCATCCACCGCTTTTAAGCCGAGCGCGTCCGGCGCTTTTTTACCGGCGATCACCTCGTCGATATTTGCAATATGGCCGTATTGCAAATAGCTAGCATATGGCGAAGCGGTTTTCGGGTCAGCCAGACGCTGCCAGCTATAAACGAAATCTTGCGCGGTAACCGGCTGGCCGTTTGACCATTTGGCATCTTTACGCAGGTGGAAAGTCCAGACTTTGAAATCTTTATTATCCCAGCTCTCCGCCACGCCTGGGACCACTTTGCCGTTCTCATCACTGATTGCCAGCCCTTCAAACAGATCGCGCGATACGTTGGCTTCCGGCACACCTTCAATTTTATCCGGATCGAGTGATTGCGGCTCTGCACTGTTCCCTTTCACTAACTCCTGTTTCGCCGCCAGCTCTACCCCTGCCGGTACTTTAGCGGCAAAAGCGCTGTTCCCTGCCAAGGCGCCAATTGCCGCCATAACCCCAAGGGCAATCAGGCTTTTTTTCGTGATGTTGGTCATTTTCTCTCTACTCCAGTTTTTATAATTGCCGGGGCTTTAAAGCCCAGCTATCCCCCGTTGACCGGGTAACCTGCTTGCCGTTTCGGAACGAAAGGAAACGTTAAGCGGCTTTGTTGTTGACCCCGAATGGTGGTCTTGCCATTGTTCGCCACGCCCGGACTGTCTCGCCCGATGCGCTGCAAATTAATGTTTGGTGATGTAGTAATACTTCAAATCCGGTAAATCTTGCGGATCTTTTCCGCTAAACCCACCAACCCACGGTTTGACTAACCGCACGCTAACGCGATAGTAAACCGGAACAATTGCCGAATCGTTATCCAACTGCGTTTCAGCCTGTTGATAAATCGCCGCACGCGCCTGGCTATCTTTTGCCGCCAGTGATTTCGCCATTAACGCATCAAACGCCAGGCTATGATAGAACGCCGTATTGGTCGACGAATCGCTTAATAACATATTGAGGAACGTTGATGGCTCGTTATAGTCCGAACACCAAGTCGCACGCACCACATCGTAATCGCCCTGGTGCCGGGTGGTCAGCAACGTCTTCCACTCTTGGTTCTGTAATGTCACCTGCGCGCCGAGATTTTTCTTCCACATCGACGCGGCGGCTATCGCCTGCTTCTTATTTTGATCTGAGGTGTTGTACAACAGCGTAAACTTCAGAGGGTTATCGGCACTGAATCCCGCCTGCTCCAGCAATTTTTTCGCTGTCGCATTACGTTGCGCCTGCGTTTGCGTAAACCAGGCCGGTGGCGTGAAATGTGCGCCGTCGGTAAATGGCGGCGTTAGGCTCCAGGCCGGGATTTGCCCCTGCCCCATCACTTTATTGGCGATAATATCGCGGTCTAGCGTCAGCTTAAGCGCTGCACGTACACGCGGATCGGTAAATGGCGCCTTTTTATTATTAATTTCGTAATAAAAAGTACAAAGATACGGGCTAACACGCATCTGCGAGCCCAATTCATGGCGTAGCTTATTGAACAAGTCGGGTGGAATGGCACTGTTCGTCATATCAATTTCACCGCTGCGGTAGCGGTTAACATCACTATTTTCTGAGGCGATCGGCAAGAAAGTGGCGTTATCAATAATGGTCTGGCGATTATTCCAGTAACTGGGATTACGCTTTACGACCACTTTTTCATTTACCACCCAATCACTCAGTGTGTAGGCGCCATTGCCAACATAATGCTGTGGCGTAGTCCACTTCTCGCCCCACGTTTCTACCGCCTGACGATTGACGGGTTTCATCGCCGTATGAGCTAACATGGCGATAAAATAAGGAACCGGCTCGCTTAATGTGACCTGTAGGTGATGTTCATCCAGCGCTTTCACACCGAGCGTTTCTGGTTTTTTCTGCCCACTGATAATGGCATCAACATTGGCAATATGGGCGTATTGCACATAGCTGGCGTAGGGAGATGCCGTTTTCGGATCGACCAAGCGGCGCCAGCTATAGACAAAGTCGGCGGCGGTCACCGGGGTGCCATTACTCCATTTCGCATCGGCACGCAGCGTAAAAGTCCATATCCTACCGTTCTGACTCTCCCAATGCTCCGCCACGCCCGGCACCAGATGGCCATTATTATCGGTGCTCACTAACCCTTCGAGCAGATTGTTAATAATGTTAGTTTCTGGTGTGCCTTCAACTTTATGCGGATCGAGAGAAGCGACTTCGGTGCCATTATTAATCACCATGGATTGCTTAGCGGCTAATTGCACGCCCGGCGGGACAGTCGCAGCAAAAGAAGAACCAATGAAAGCCAGGGAGAAAACGGCCAGAGGTAAGGCTCGGTTGCGCGGTGCGATAACCCATTTCATTAAACGTTGTTCAACCCTTAAAAAAAGAAACCTGCAAACAGGCAAGCAAAATTCGTTCTCATTCTGCCCGTCGTTGCCAAAAAAAAGCGATGTGACGGAAATTAACAGAAGGTGCCAATGGGTGCCAAAGCTAAATAACAAAAATGTTAACCAATTCTCTTTTATCACGTTCCCTTGTAACACGGAAGTGTTATTTAAAAAAATAAATTAACTATAACCTCATGAATAAAAACGAATTTAATCGAATGAAGGGAATTTAACCACACCTGGAAAGATCTATCTGCGCACAAAATGAACAAACTTTTGCAACATTTCATTTACATGGCATATTTCGCTACGCTAACAGTATAATTAATGATAACAATCTAAAAAAAACGGCAATAGCCGACGCAGATGATGTGAAAAAAATAACATTCGATAACCAGACTAAAATCAGGGCTTCTCTGGCAAGAAAAAAGGCTAATTTTGTGCAGCACACGTTAAGAAAAATTGATAAATGCACAAAAATAAGGCATTAAAGACCGGGTTTTGCACCAAGTTAGGGCGAAAAGGAATTAGAGACAAAAAATAAGCGCATAAAATGCGCTTATTGTTGAAAAAAAGAGGGATTTGTTTAATTAAGCAGCCCGGGGAATAGCGCTTTAATACCGGCGACCACAAATTCAATTCCAAGTGCCATTAACAGTAAACCCATAATACGTGTAATGACATTTATCCCGGTTTGCCCCAACACGCGTACCATCATTGGCGCGGCGCGAAACAATAACCAGCAGCAAAAGGCAAACAGCGCAATCGCCAGGCTAAAACCCAGTAAATTAAACCAACTGTGGTAACGCGTGCTCCAGACAATCGTCGAACTAATCGCCCCCGGCCCGGCCATCAGCGGCAAAGCCAGCGGAACCACGCCAACGCTTTCACGCACCGCCGTTTCCGATTTTTCCTGCTTATTCTGTTTATCTTCACCTAATTTTCCGCTAATCATCGACATAGCAATCGTAACCACCAGGATACCGCCGGCGATGCGGAAAGAATCAATAGAAATCCCAAACACGCGTAAGATCGCATCGCCGAGAAACAACGATGTCCACAGGATAATTGCCACAGCAAGGTTGGCGGTAAGATTGGTTTTATTCCGCTCTGCTGCCGCCTGATAGCTGGTCATACTAATAAAAACCGGAATGATGCCCACCGGATTAACCAATGCAAACAGACCGACAAAGAATTTTATATAACCAGATAAATCAAGAATTGCGGGAGTCACTTAGCGCTCCTGACCCGGGACCAAAATCAGGGGCCTAATTTAATGGAAAATGCCCCGCGATACTAGCGGGTAAAGTTAGGATTAACCACTGGATTTTTGGCTCCTTTCCAGATAAACCTTCTAATGTTAACTGCTTGTATAGGCAATGATATTTATCGATAGTCTCTTTTTCCTCATTGCACAAGGACTAAGCAATCCCTGCAAAACCGGCAGCTGAAAGGAGTCAGCATCAATAAAACATGATCTGAATCACTAAATGATTACCTCGTTATAGGTAAGCTCAGTCTCAACAAAGGGAAAAGTTACGTTTCGGAACACCAAGTCAAAGGTAGCAATGCAGAGGAACTCTTTCAGTAAAACGGCATGATTTTTAACGAGTAATTCAATACGTTGTAACGTATTGCTCCGCCGCACTTCACTGAGCGGCAGCTATACTCCTAAGTTCAGGCTGATTTACTAAAAGAGTTTAACTTCCATCAGGAGAGCATTATGGCCGTTACTAATGTCGCTGAACTTAACGCACTCGTTGAACGCGTAAAAAAAGCCCAGCGTGAATATGCTAACTTTACCCAAGAA contains the following coding sequences:
- the cls gene encoding cardiolipin synthase, giving the protein MTTFYTLISWLLFFGYWLLIAGVTLRILMKRRAVPSAMAWLLIIYILPLVGIIAYLSFGELHLGKRRAERARTMWPSTAKWLNDLKSCHHIFASEHSEVARSLFQLCENRQGIAGVKGNQLQLLTTSDDTMKALIRDIQLARHNIEMVFYIWQPGGLADEVAESLMASSRRGVHCRLMLDSAGSVDFFRSPWAGMMRNAGIDVVEALKVSLLRVFLRRMDLRQHRKVVLIDNYIAYTGSMNLVDPRFFKQDAGVGQWIDLMARMEGPVATTMGIIYSCDWEIETGKRILPPPPDGNVMPFEQESGHTIQVIASGPGFPEDMIHQALLTAIYSAREQLVMTTPYFVPSDDLLHAICTAALRGVDVSIIVPRHNDSLLVGWASRAFFAELLEAGVKIYQFEGGLLHTKSVLVDGQLSLVGTVNLDMRSLWLNFEITLVIDDDGFGSDLACVQDDYIARSRLVDATRWAGRAYWQRIVERLFYFFSPLL
- a CDS encoding HI1450 family dsDNA-mimic protein — its product is MDLNNRLTEDETLEQAYDIFLELAGDNLDPADIILFNLQFEERGGAELFDPSEDWQEHVDFDLNPDFFSEVVIGLGEADGEPITDVFARVLLCREKDYKLCHILWRE
- the oppF gene encoding murein tripeptide/oligopeptide ABC transporter ATP binding protein OppF, which gives rise to MNAVAEKKVLLEIADLKVHFNIKDGHQWFWQPPKTLKAVDGVSLRLYEGETLGVVGESGCGKSTLARAIIGLVEATDGRIAWLGRNLLGQSEEEWRNARSDIQMIFQDPLASLNPRMTIGEIIAEPLRTYHPKMPRQEVKDRVKNMMMKVGLLPNLINRYPHEFSGGQCQRIGIARALILEPKLIICDEPVSALDVSIQAQVVNLLQQLQREMGLSLIFIAHDLAVVKHISDRVLVMYLGHAVELGTYDSVYNHPQHPYTKALMSAVPIPDPDLEKEKTIQLLEGELPSPINPPSGCVFRTRCPIAGPECAQTRPLLEGSFRHAVSCLKVDPL
- a CDS encoding ABC transporter ATP-binding protein, yielding MSTIEIQPVQASNAGSERLLNVKDLRVTFSTPDGDVTAVNDLNFSLRAGETLGIVGESGSGKSQTAFALMGLLAGNGRIGGSALFNGKEILNLPEKQLNRLRAEQIAMIFQDPMTSLNPYMRVGEQLMEVLKLHKGMSSSQAFEESVRMLDAVKMPEARKRMKMFPHEFSGGMRQRVMIAMALLCRPKLLIADEPTTALDVTVQAQIMTLLNELKREFNTAIIMITHDLGVVAGICDKVLVMYAGRTMEYGMARDVFYHPAHPYSVGLLNAVPRLDAEGEALMTIPGNPPNLLRLPKGCPFQPRCPHAMEICASAPPLEAFGEGRLRACFKPVEELV
- the oppC gene encoding oligopeptide ABC transporter permease OppC, encoding MILGKKNSDALDAFSEKLEVEGRSLWQDARRRFMHNRAALASLVVLLLVALFVILAPMLSPFAYDDTDWAMMSAAPDMASGHYFGTDSSGRDLLVRVAIGGRISLMVGIAAALVAVIVGTLYGSLAGYLGGKTDSVMMRLLEILNSFPFMFFVILLVTFFGQNILLIFIAIGMVSWLDMARIVRGQTLSLKRKEFIEAAQVGGVSTRNIVLRHIVPNVLGVVVVYASLLVPSMILFESFLSFLGLGTQEPLSSWGALLSDGANSMEVSPWLLLYPAGFLVITLFCFNFIGDGLRDALDPKDR
- the oppB gene encoding oligopeptide ABC transporter permease OppB; translation: MLKFILRRCLEAIPTLLILITISFFMMRLAPGSPFTGERALSPEVMANIEAKYHLNDPMITQYFSYLKQLAHGDFGPSFKYKDYSVNDLVAASFPVSAKLGAAAFILALVLGVAAGVVAALKQNTWWDYMVMGVAMTGVVIPSFVVAPLLVLVFAILLEWLPGGGWNGGALKFMILPMVALSLAYIASIARITRGSMIEVLHSNFIRTAKAKGLPMHRIVLRHALKPALLPVLSYLGPAFVGIITGSMVIETIYGLPGIGQLFVNGALNRDYSLVLSLTILVGALTILFNAIVDVLYAVIDPKIRY
- the oppA gene encoding oligopeptide ABC transporter substrate-binding protein OppA; protein product: MTNITKKSLIALGVMAAIGALAGNSAFAAKVPAGVELAAKQELVKGNSAEPQSLDPDKIEGVPEANVSRDLFEGLAISDENGKVVPGVAESWDNKDFKVWTFHLRKDAKWSNGQPVTAQDFVYSWQRLADPKTASPYASYLQYGHIANIDEVIAGKKAPDALGLKAVDDHTLEVTLSEPVPYFYKLLINPAMSPVYKAAIDKFGDKWTQPQNIVSNGAFKLQDWVVNERIVMVRNTNYWDNANTKLDKVTFLPISSEVTDANRYRSGGSDMTSNYLPIELFQKLRKDTPKEVHIDPYLCTYYYEINNQKAPFNDPRVRTALKLGLDRDIIVNKVKNQGDLPAYSFTPPYTDGIKLTKPEWFSWSQEKRNEEAKKLLAEAGFTKDKPLSFSLLYNTSDLHKKLAIAAASIWKKNLGVDVKLRNEEWKTFLDTRHQGNFDVARAGWCADYNEPTSFLNIMLTGGSSNTAFYSNKAYDQAIADSLKVSTEAERSALYQKAEQILDKDSGIVPVYYYVNTRLVKPWVGGYTGKDVMDQTYDKNLYIIKH
- a CDS encoding ABC transporter substrate-binding protein translates to MKWVIAPRNRALPLAVFSLAFIGSSFAATVPPGVQLAAKQSMVINNGTEVASLDPHKVEGTPETNIINNLLEGLVSTDNNGHLVPGVAEHWESQNGRIWTFTLRADAKWSNGTPVTAADFVYSWRRLVDPKTASPYASYVQYAHIANVDAIISGQKKPETLGVKALDEHHLQVTLSEPVPYFIAMLAHTAMKPVNRQAVETWGEKWTTPQHYVGNGAYTLSDWVVNEKVVVKRNPSYWNNRQTIIDNATFLPIASENSDVNRYRSGEIDMTNSAIPPDLFNKLRHELGSQMRVSPYLCTFYYEINNKKAPFTDPRVRAALKLTLDRDIIANKVMGQGQIPAWSLTPPFTDGAHFTPPAWFTQTQAQRNATAKKLLEQAGFSADNPLKFTLLYNTSDQNKKQAIAAASMWKKNLGAQVTLQNQEWKTLLTTRHQGDYDVVRATWCSDYNEPSTFLNMLLSDSSTNTAFYHSLAFDALMAKSLAAKDSQARAAIYQQAETQLDNDSAIVPVYYRVSVRLVKPWVGGFSGKDPQDLPDLKYYYITKH
- a CDS encoding YchE family NAAT transporter; the encoded protein is MTPAILDLSGYIKFFVGLFALVNPVGIIPVFISMTSYQAAAERNKTNLTANLAVAIILWTSLFLGDAILRVFGISIDSFRIAGGILVVTIAMSMISGKLGEDKQNKQEKSETAVRESVGVVPLALPLMAGPGAISSTIVWSTRYHSWFNLLGFSLAIALFAFCCWLLFRAAPMMVRVLGQTGINVITRIMGLLLMALGIEFVVAGIKALFPGLLN